The DNA region TAGGGTGTTAATTCTGGCAAGAAAAGTTCACGGCCGTCTATCTGTTTTCCATCAATAAGTTTTGTAACCCTCACGGAGTTCGGATCGATTTCACTCCTATTAGCAGGGTCTTTAGAAACATAACCCCAGTTTCTAGCTTCGGTCAGGAATTGAGCAAATTCATAACCGTCCACCAATTCTACACCCGAGCTTTGCTGTTGCACACCTCCGTAAGTTTCTAAGGTTACGGTTGTTTTTTGATTACGGGTACCGGATTTTGTAGTAATCAATATTACTCCATTCGCAGCTCTTGAACCATAAATGGATGCTGAAGCGGCATCTTTTAGAATATTGATTTCGGCTATATCGTTAGGGTTTACGGAACTTAAAGAACTTCCCTCTGTAAGCGGAAAGCCATCAACTACGATTAAAGGGTTGGTACCCGCAGTTAGTGTTCCTGTACCTCTAATGATAATTTGCGAATCTGAACCAGGTTGACCGTTGGATTGGTTGATGATTACCCCGGAAATTTTACCGGCCAATTGCTGATCGACCGTAGCAGCGGTAACATTTTCAAGTTCGCTGTTCTTTATCTCGGAGACCGACCCAACCACCTTTGCTCTGGCTTGTTGACCATACCCAATAAGTACAACCTCTTGCAGGGCAGAGGAAGCCATAGATAATTTAATATCTATTTGAGTTTCGTTTCCTACCGGAACATATTCGGTATTATAACCAATATATGATACCACCAGTACCGCATCCGGACCTACATTAATACTGTAGTTACCATCAAAATCGGTAGCGGTGCCGTTAGTAGTTCCTTTTTCTACAATAGAGGCGCCAGGTAAGGGTTGACCGGTTTCGTCTAGAACCCTTCCTTCAACTTGCTGAAAAATTAGGTCTACAACTTTATTTTCGGTTTGCTTTCGTCGATCTATAGAAATATTCTCATCTATTCGTCTAAAAGCAAGACCCGCATCCTTGGCCAGAATTTCTAAAACGGACTTTAACGAAACTCCACTGTAATTAAAATTGTACCTGTTTTTTAAATTGATAATGGATCGACCGTATACGAAGTTAAATGTAGTTTGGTCCTCAATAGTAGAGATAACCTCTTCTATAGAGGCATTTTTTAGGGATAGTTCTACGGAAACTTGGTCTAATCGTTGGGCTTCAACCGTCGATGCGAAAAGAGGGTTCATTAGCGCAACAATCACAAGTAGAACGGTAATTTTCATTGTCAACGCAATAAATTGTTTAATACTTAGTGAATTCATAACTTCACAGAATGTTTAATGGTTATCTATTTAATCGTTAAATGCTATGCAGTCTGTTGATCCTCGCCAAAGTGTCACAGGCTGCTTTTTTTTCTGAGTCTATTTTATTTACATGGTGGTATAGGTTTTAATGGTTGCATGATCCTTTTAATAAAATGGTATGGTTTTCTAAATACTCGTAATCCATTCCTTTGGTAGCAAATTTTATACTCTCTAGAACTACGTGGAGTTTTGCTTTCTCATAACGTGCCGTAACATGGCAATTTTTAAGGGATGGAGACTGAAAGTCTATTTCAATACCGTACCATCTGGTGAGCATTTTAGAAGCCTCTAAGAAAGTGATATCGTTAAATCTGATAATTCCATTTTTCCAATCTAGATAGTTTTCATTATCAACGGTAGAGGTAATAAGTTCATCACCTTTTTTACTGTATGCAGCCATTTGATTGGGAGTAAGATATACCGTATTGATGGCACCATCTTTATTTTCCGATTGTACCCGTACTTTTCCCGTCCTGACAGTTACTGAAATATTTTCGCTAAAGTCATAAGCGTTTACATTGAACGAGGTTCCCAATACCTGAGTGGTTACATTCTCTGTATGGATTATAAACGGTTTATTGGGATTCTTTGCTACTTCAAAAAATGCTTCACCATTTAGCTTCACTTCTCTTGTAGATAGCGCATTGAAACTTTCGGGAAACTCAATACTGCTGCCCGCATTTAAGGTAATTTTTGTTCCGTCTTGCAGCGTTAAAGTAGAACGTTGACCCCATTCCGTAGATTTAGTTACAAAAGATTGGGCAACTACATTTTCTTTTTCAAATGGGTTGATGGTATAAAAAGCAGCACTTAAACTAAATAAAAGTAAAACCATTGCTGCAGCAATTTTCAACCATTTGTAGGTTTTGGTTGAGTGGGTTTTGTTAGGGGCTATTCCCTTTTTAAGAATGTGGGAATATATTTCCGATTGAATACGGAACTCTTCTTCTATTTCCGGCAAAGTAGCATCGGCATCAGTATAGCTGTCAAGAACTTTATCCAAAAGCTCCTGTTCCTCTTGGGAACAGTTGCCTGAAATGTATTTGTCTATTAAATTTTGAAGTTCTTTTTCCGTCATTACTATGGTGCTCTATAAGTAAGAGAGAAAAAAGAAGGTTAACCCTAAGCAAGAAAGTGCTTTTTTTGAAAAAAATAATTTTAAGAAGCAATAACCGGAGTTAATTGTTTGATTGATTGGGTGATATGATATTCAACGGTTTTTATTGAAATATTTAATTTATGGGCAATTTCTTTGTTAGAAAGGTCATCATACCTGCTCATGGTAAAAATTTGCTTGGTCTTCAATGGTAATGTATTAATACCATTTTCAATTTTGGACTTCGTTTCCTTAAAGTCCAACTCCCGCTCCGTGTTGTTTTCTAAATCGGCAAGATTTATCTGAGTTAGTAAATCAGAATATTTTTTGTTTTTCCTTATATATTCTAAGCATTTGTATTTAGTTGCAGAAAACAAGTAAGATTTTACATTTTTAATTTCAAGTTCTTTCCTTTTTGTCCAGAGATTACAGAAAACATCCTGAACTACATCTTTGGCTTCTGTTTCGTTTTGTAAAAGTTTAAGAGAGAATAGATAAAGACTTTTCCAGAGCCGGTCATAGAGTTGCTTAAAAGCAACCTCGTTGTCCTTGAGAGTAAGCAAAAACAAATTGGCATCTGAGATTTTCATAGGTGTGGTCTAACACCTGCAATGATACCTAGATAAGTTAACGCATATATTACCTAAACTTTAATTTTGTCTTATAATAACTTGAATTGAGTGGCACATATGTTGATTTAATATGTTGAGAGTACTTTGGAGGCAGAAAACACGCTAACCGTAAAAGGTATCCACACAGGTGCCTCTTCAAATTTCCCTCCCAATACATATCAATACCCATAGGAAACAACGCGGCCAAAGATCCGATGTAGTTCAACACCACATTCATGCTCGGTCAATACCGACCGCACGGATGCTTACTTATTAGCACCAGTATTTATTTCAGAACATTCAATTTTCTAAGACCAAGAAGAGTTAAATCCAACCTTTTTTTAATAAATGAATCGAAATCAAACTCTTTTTTAGGCTCTAGATTTGTGGCAAATAGGTATGTATTGTTTTTAAATTCAGCAACTAATTTCTCTTTCGGGATGCTTGCTCTTTTTTAAAAAGTATTTTCTACTTCCGCAGCTTCAAGCATAAAGTAGTGTAGGTCCGTATTCTTTATAAAGGGTTTTAAATGTTGGCTTCCCGGTCCGTACATGGCCAATTCAACATAATCGGCAGAATGCTGCATACTGATCCAACCCACAGAATTGTGTTTTGACTGTATTTCTGCCAAAACCTTAAAAGGAAGTTTCTTTGGATTGTATAGGCCGTCTTCCGTTTGTAATTCGGAATAGTAACTTAATAATAGTTTTGCTTTTTCGTCCGTAAGCGGCATTGCATTGGCATAAGCTACTCTTTCCTTCAATTGGGATACGGATGTTTCTTTGCCGATACCGTTCAAAATCCACTCATTGGTGTGTTTGTATTTCTGGACGGAATCAAAATTATCGTTTGTCTCTTTTCCATAAATCAATCCTGGGTTGGCATTACCGTGGTCTGTGGTGATAATGACTAAAGTTTCGCCGTCTTGCTCGGCAAAATCCATAGCTACTTGTATAGCGTCGTCATGCGCCACTTGATCGTACAAAAGGCCGGCAATATCGTTCCCATGTGCGGCCCAATCTACTTTTCCGGCCTCTACCTGTAATACAAAACCTTTAGGGTGGTCTTTCATGGCTTCAATGGCTTTATGCGTCATTTCGGCAAGCGTAGGTACTTTTTGCAGAAGTTCTTTACTATTATTTCTATCTATGGAGTAGGGAAGTGCACCATCATTAAAAACCCCTAAAATTGGTTTATCTATAGATGCCGAAAGCATTTCATTTCTGGTTTGTACCACTTCATAACCGTTTGATGAAAAATCTTTGTACAAATTCTTTTTGTCTTTTCGCTTCTCCGGAGAAAAGTACGTATCGCCCCCCCCCATCATTACATCAAATTTTTGTTGCAAGTATTTCTCGGCAATCTGTTCCTGGGCGTTTCTTGATTTGGAATTAATACAGAATCCGGCTGGAGTAGCGTGGGTGATGGGTACCGTGGTGACACAACCCGCTTTTTTTCCTGCTTGTTTAAATTTCTGCCAGATAGGAAGGTGTTCTTCTCCGTTTTTGCTCACGTTTAATGCGCCATTATCAATACGCACACCTCCGCCCCAAGAGGAGCTTGCCGCAGCGGAATCCGTTACTATAGAACTGGCGGAAGCCATATCCATAAGTGATCTGGTTACCTTATTGTCTTTATACAGTTGCAACCAATTGGTGCCTGTACCTATTTTTCTGGAAAGGTACAAATCGGCCATGTTCAATGTGCCAATACTCATACCATCACTAACCACTACGATAATGTTTTTTGCTTTTTTGTTTTTGCCGGAGTTCCCGATACTATTGGCAGTACTGTTAAAAGGGTGAAGTAAGGATGTCCCAAGCGTAAGCAGCGATCCGTTTCTAAAAAATTTTCTTCTGTTCATTTTTATGTTATTTTGGTATGAAAGTGTTGTTTTATTTTAATTTAAACCCGGAACAATCGGTTAGGATGTAATTAAAGTGCTCAACATCGTCTTTGTTGAGTTTTAAGGTGCCTGTTATAAGCACTACATCGTCTGTATTAAAGTTGGGTTTAGTTTTAAAATGAAGTTCTACTGCTGTTTCCGGTCCTCCGTTACCACAAAAGAAACAGGAAGCCAATGGATTCTTAGATAGAATAATGAGTTCCCCATTGGGGTCTACATCTAAGAAATAACCGGATAGGGTTACTTCTTTGCCTTGAAGGTTGATTATTTCTTGACTGAACTCCGGGTACAGAAAGTTGGAATCATAGGTGGGGAAATATTTCTCTGTGTAATCTACTTTGGCCAAATCGTCCCAGGTAATGTCTACCTGCCCCATGGCGGTAATGGAAACGAGAAAAAATAGCGCGTATAAAAGGTTATGTTTCATCACTTAAAATTTTTGAGATGTTCATTTTTAACAGAGGAATAATGGCCAATGCTACGGAAACCATAGCTATAGCTATTACTATGAGCAGCGTTCTTAGCATTTGGTCCGTAGAAAATGTGAGAACGATATCCTGTTGAAACTGGGATTTGAATACATCGATAATAAAATGTATCCCGATAAGGGAAAACAAAAAACCAAATATCAAGGATGCCAATACCATTAGCATACCCTCAAAACCCACAATACGGAACAGCTGAAAGTTACTGGCACCATAGGTACGCATCAAAGCAAGGTCAAAAGCACGTTCGCGCACCATCTTGTATAGACCGATAAAAATAGAAACACAGGATATGAG from Zobellia alginiliquefaciens includes:
- a CDS encoding FecR family protein, giving the protein MTEKELQNLIDKYISGNCSQEEQELLDKVLDSYTDADATLPEIEEEFRIQSEIYSHILKKGIAPNKTHSTKTYKWLKIAAAMVLLLFSLSAAFYTINPFEKENVVAQSFVTKSTEWGQRSTLTLQDGTKITLNAGSSIEFPESFNALSTREVKLNGEAFFEVAKNPNKPFIIHTENVTTQVLGTSFNVNAYDFSENISVTVRTGKVRVQSENKDGAINTVYLTPNQMAAYSKKGDELITSTVDNENYLDWKNGIIRFNDITFLEASKMLTRWYGIEIDFQSPSLKNCHVTARYEKAKLHVVLESIKFATKGMDYEYLENHTILLKGSCNH
- a CDS encoding RNA polymerase sigma-70 factor; amino-acid sequence: MKISDANLFLLTLKDNEVAFKQLYDRLWKSLYLFSLKLLQNETEAKDVVQDVFCNLWTKRKELEIKNVKSYLFSATKYKCLEYIRKNKKYSDLLTQINLADLENNTERELDFKETKSKIENGINTLPLKTKQIFTMSRYDDLSNKEIAHKLNISIKTVEYHITQSIKQLTPVIAS
- a CDS encoding alkaline phosphatase; translation: MNRRKFFRNGSLLTLGTSLLHPFNSTANSIGNSGKNKKAKNIIVVVSDGMSIGTLNMADLYLSRKIGTGTNWLQLYKDNKVTRSLMDMASASSIVTDSAAASSSWGGGVRIDNGALNVSKNGEEHLPIWQKFKQAGKKAGCVTTVPITHATPAGFCINSKSRNAQEQIAEKYLQQKFDVMMGGGDTYFSPEKRKDKKNLYKDFSSNGYEVVQTRNEMLSASIDKPILGVFNDGALPYSIDRNNSKELLQKVPTLAEMTHKAIEAMKDHPKGFVLQVEAGKVDWAAHGNDIAGLLYDQVAHDDAIQVAMDFAEQDGETLVIITTDHGNANPGLIYGKETNDNFDSVQKYKHTNEWILNGIGKETSVSQLKERVAYANAMPLTDEKAKLLLSYYSELQTEDGLYNPKKLPFKVLAEIQSKHNSVGWISMQHSADYVELAMYGPGSQHLKPFIKNTDLHYFMLEAAEVENTF